A region from the Haloarcula limicola genome encodes:
- a CDS encoding acyltransferase yields MSKCRIGSNCRIAESAQLLPPDGEQSPASIGDDSVIRGGTILYPDVVVGDRLQTGHNALIREETTIGHDAVVGTQTVIDGQCDVGDEVSMQTGVYVPPQTTIGNRVFLGPRAVLTNDPYPLRRGGDLRGPTLEDDVSIGANATILPGISVGERSFVAAGAVVTDDVPPRTLAVGTPAKHRPLPEHLDAVNAYR; encoded by the coding sequence ATGAGTAAGTGCCGGATAGGCAGCAATTGTCGCATCGCCGAGTCCGCACAGCTCCTCCCGCCGGACGGCGAGCAGTCGCCCGCGAGCATCGGCGACGACTCCGTGATACGCGGCGGGACGATCCTCTACCCCGACGTCGTCGTCGGCGACCGGTTGCAGACCGGTCACAACGCCCTGATCCGCGAGGAGACGACCATCGGTCACGACGCCGTCGTCGGGACACAGACCGTCATCGACGGCCAGTGCGACGTCGGTGACGAGGTGAGCATGCAGACGGGCGTCTACGTCCCGCCGCAGACGACCATCGGGAACCGAGTGTTCCTCGGGCCGCGGGCCGTGCTGACAAACGACCCCTATCCGCTGCGGCGGGGCGGTGACCTCCGCGGACCGACGCTCGAAGACGACGTCTCCATCGGGGCGAACGCGACGATCCTGCCGGGTATCTCCGTCGGCGAGCGCTCGTTCGTCGCGGCCGGGGCCGTCGTCACCGACGACGTGCCGCCGCGGACGCTGGCGGTCGGGACGCCCGCGAAACATCG